A genome region from Hevea brasiliensis isolate MT/VB/25A 57/8 chromosome 7, ASM3005281v1, whole genome shotgun sequence includes the following:
- the LOC131181713 gene encoding (S)-hydroxynitrile lyase-like, translating to MAVAHFVLIHTICHGAWVWHKLKPVLEAAGHKVTALDLVASGMDLRTIEQVGSFDAYSEPLLNFLETIPQGEKVILVGESCGGINVAIAADKYTDKIAAAVFHNSLMPDTVHSPSYVLDKFMEVFPDWKDSVFESYTNGDSRITSVKLSPYLMENYIYTDCHPEDLELPKMLTRKGSTFQEILAKREVFTKKGYGSIKKIYIYGDEDKIMTADFHQWQIQNCKPEKVYVVPGGGHKLMLSRVNDLFIILQEVADTYA from the exons ATGGCTGTCGCCCATTTTGTTCTGATTCATACCATATGCCATGGTGCATGGGTTTGGCACAAGCTCAAGCCTGTGCTCGAGGCAGCTGGCCATAAGGTCACTGCATTAGACCTTGTAGCCAGTGGTATGGACCTAAGGACAATTGAGCAAGTTGGCTCATTTGATGCCTACTCTGAACCATTGTTAAATTTTTTGGAAACAATCCCTCAAGGAGAAAAGGTGATTCTTGTTGGCGAGAGTTGTGGAGGAATCAATGTTGCTATTGCCGCTGACAAATATACTGACAAGATTGCAGCTGCCGTTTTCCACAATTCACTAATGCCAGACACTGTTCATAGCCCATCTTATGTTCTGGATAAG TTTATGGAGGTGTTTCCTGATTGGAAGGACAGTGTGTTTGAATCTTACACCAATGGAGATAGCAGGATAACCTCGGTAAAATTAAGCCCCTATCTTATGGAGAATTATATATATACGGATTGTCATCCCGAG GATCTTGAGCTACCAAAAATGTTGACGAGGAAGGGATCAACATTTCAAGAAATTTTGGCCAAACGAGAAGTCTTCACGAAGAAAGGTTATGGATCGATTAAGAAAATTTATATCTACGGCGATGAGGACAAAATAATGACTGCAGATTTTCATCAATGGCAAATACAAAACTGTAAACCAGAAAAGGTTTATGTAGTCCCTGGCGGAGGTCATAAGCTGATGCTTTCAAGGGTTAATGATCTCTTTATCATTCTTCAAGAGGTGGCTGATACATATGCTTAA